Below is a window of Candidatus Binataceae bacterium DNA.
AAAGACCGGAGAGGAAAATCCGGAGAGGAATTTAAGCTGCGCGCTTACTGAAGTGGCGGGCCGGAGCGGGGGGGACGAGCGCGACCGACAATCAACGCGGCCGCGCGCCGCGAAACCGCAGACCGTCAAGCATCCCCTGTGCAACCGCCAGGCGCCGCTCTTCGCGCGCGAGCCGCTCGGATCCCACCCCCACGAGACGCGCCGTCCACACGCGCAACGCCGCGATTGCGTTGTCCGCGAGCACCGCGAGCACGCGGTGCGATTCGTGGATCATCCGGCATCGTCCGCGCTCGCGCGCGATCCGGAGAAAGCGCGCGCGGTCGGCGCGGGCCGCATCGACGTCGTGATAAACCAGCGCGCGCGGCGCATAACCGATCCTGAATCCCGCACGCGCGAGGCGCGCCGACATTTCGGTTTCCTCCTCGTGACCGCACGCTCCCGGCCCCAGCCGCTCGTCGAAAAGACCGACGCGCGCAAGCGCCGATGCGCGAAACGCCATGTTCGCGCCCAGCACGCCGCGCACTTCGATTACCTCCTCGCCATGATCGACGATTGGGAGATCGAGCCATGGCGCGGCCTCGACACCGACCTTGGCCGTCGGATCCTCGGCCGCCATGATGCGCCCCTTCATCGCCGCGAACTCGGGATGCTCGGCGAAGAAGCGCTCGACCTCGTCGAGGTAATGCGGCGCTGCGACAAGGTCGTCGTCAAGGCAAACGATGATTTCGCCCCTGGCCTGGCGGATCGCGGCGTTCTGGATCCGACACTTGCCTGGACGCGGATCGTGCAGATGCTTAAGCGGCGGCGCAGTGCCCGGCAGAACCGAGGGCAGGGGAGTGCCATTTTCCGCCACAAGGATTTCACAGGCCGACTCGTCCGTCGCGCTTGCGACCTGCGGCGCGAGGCTCGCGAGCAGGCGCGCGAGCGCGTCCGGACGTGCGTGAGTTGCGATTATGACCGAGAGGCGCAAAAGGTTTTCACTCATCCAGAGCCCGCCAATACCGCACACAAGCGCGTCAGTTCGGACAGGCGGCTTGAATTCGTGCTCCCAGCCGATTAAACCCTTTCATCTACCGGTGCGCGAGAGTGGCGGAACGGCAGACGCGCAAGGCTCAGGACCTTGTGAGCGCAAGCTCGTGGGGGTTCAAGTCCCCCCTCTCGCATCAGTTTCGAACCGTCGAACGCGCCGCGATATCCCGCTAAAATGGAAGCCGCTTGGAACTAGGCAAGACTTTCGACCCCAAGACCGCGGAGGAGCACTGGTTTCAGCGCTGGATTGACCTCGACTATTTCAAGGCCGATCCGTCCCGCCCCGGTCCGGTCTTCTCGATCGTAATTCCGCCGCCGAACGTCACCGGCCAGCTTCATCTCGGCCACGCGCTGAACGTCACGCTGCACGACGTCATCGTGCGCACGCGCCGGATGCAGGGCTACAACACGCTCTGGCAGCCGGGCACCGATCACGCGGGGATCGCGACGCAAAACGTCGTCGAGCGCGAAGTGGCGAAAGAGGGCAAAAGCCGCCACGACCTTGGCCGCGATGCATTCGTCGCGCGGGTCTGGCAATGGCGCGAAACCTACGGCGGCAGGATTCTCAACCAGTTGCGCCGGCTCGGCGCCTCCTGCGATTGGAGCCGCGAGCGCTTCACGCTCGACCCGGGGCTCTCGCGCGC
It encodes the following:
- a CDS encoding glycosyltransferase; the protein is MSENLLRLSVIIATHARPDALARLLASLAPQVASATDESACEILVAENGTPLPSVLPGTAPPLKHLHDPRPGKCRIQNAAIRQARGEIIVCLDDDLVAAPHYLDEVERFFAEHPEFAAMKGRIMAAEDPTAKVGVEAAPWLDLPIVDHGEEVIEVRGVLGANMAFRASALARVGLFDERLGPGACGHEEETEMSARLARAGFRIGYAPRALVYHDVDAARADRARFLRIARERGRCRMIHESHRVLAVLADNAIAALRVWTARLVGVGSERLAREERRLAVAQGMLDGLRFRGARPR